Sequence from the Nitrosospira multiformis genome:
TGAACACTTCCGCTACATTAAAAGGTTGCGATAGGAAGCGCTGAATCTTGCGCGCTCTTGCCACAGCCAGCTTATCTTCGGGGGATAATTCATCCATCCCCAGAATGGCAATGATGTCACGCAACTCCTTGTAGCGCTGCAGCGTCTGCTGCACGTCACGCGCGGTATTGTAATGCTCTTCGCCAACCACCAGCGGATCAAGCTGGCGTGAAGTGGAATCGAGTGGATCCACCGCCGGATATATTCCCAGCGAAGCGATATCGCGGGATAACACCACGGTTGCATCCAGGTGGCCGAAGGTCGTGGCAGGCGATGGGTCGGTCAAATCGTCCGCAGGCACATAAACAGCCTGAATCGACGTAATAGAACCCGACTTGGTGGAGGTGATGCGCTCCTGCAGACGGCCCATTTCCTCGGCCAGGGTCGGTTGGTAGCCCACTGCGGATGGCATCCGGCCCAGCAACGCCGATACTTCGGTGCCCGCCAGGGTAAAGCGGTAGATATTATCGACGAACAGCAGCACGTCACGGCCTTCGTCACGGAAAAATTCAGCCATGGTCAGGCCTGTCAGCGCCACGCGCAACCGGTTGCCGGGTGGCTCATTCATTTGCCCGTACACCAGCGCCACCTTGTCCAGAACGTTGGAATCTTTCATTTCGTGGTAAAAATCGTTGCCTTCGCGGGTCCGTTCGCCCACACCTGCAAATACCGAAAAACCACTGTGCTCGATGGCGATATTGCGAATCAATTCCATCATGTTAACGGTCTTGCCCACGCCCGCGCCACCAAACAGGCCGACCTTGCCGCCTTTGGCGAAGGGACAGACCAGATCGATAACCTTGATACCCGTTTCGAGTAATTCGGTGGATGCGGCAAGCTCGTCAAACGCCGGTGCTTTCCGGTGTATCGACATGGCCTTTTCCGCACCGATGGGTCCCATTTCGTCAATCGGCTTTCCCAGAACGTCCATGATCCGGCCTAAAGTCTTGGTGCCCACCGGCACCTGAATCTGGTCACCGGTATTCGTTACCATCATGCCACGGCGCAGCCCGTCTGAAGACCCGAGTGCGATCGTACGCACAATACCGTCGCCTAACTGCTGCTGCACTTCGAGTGTTAACTCCGTGCCTTCCAGCACCAGTGCGTCATACACTTTTGGCATTTCTTCCCGTGAAAATTCGACGTCAACCACCGCACCGATACACTGAACAATTTTTCCCTGGTTCATGTTGTTCCCTAAATGCAAATCAAAATATTTAAACGGCTGCCGCGCCACCGACGATTTCGGACAATTCCTTGGTAATGGCAGCCTGACGTGATTTATTGTAAATCAGCGTCAATTCATCGATCACATTACTGGCATTATCCGACGCGGCCTTCATCGCCACCATGCGCGCCGATTGCTCGGATGCCATGTTTTCGGTCAACGCCTGGTAAATCAGCGCCTCGACGTATCGCACCATGATATCGTCGATGACCGGCTTGGCTTCGGGCTCGTAGATATAATCCCATACGCCGCGTTGCCCGGTAGGACCGTCCCCGGACTTGAGACGTTCGTCGGAAAGCGGGAGCAATTGCTCCATTACCGGCTCCTGTTTCATCGTATTGATGAAACGCGTGTAAAAAATATAAACACGATCGAAGCGATCCTGAGTGTAGCCATCCAGGATAACCCTTACCGCGCCAATCAGCTTTTCCAGATCCGGCGTATCTCCCAAGCTTACAACGTACGAAATGACGTTGGCGCCAAGCCGGTTCATAAAACCGAGACCCTTGTTACCGATACAGCACGCCTCGATCTGCTCACCTTCCGCTTCCCATGCCTTCATTTTGCTCACAGCCATACGCAACACGTTCGTGTTGAGCCCGCCGCACAAACCTTTATCGGACGTAACCACAACAATACCGATCCGTTTTACGGTGTCGCGCTCCACCAGAAATGGATGATGGTATTCAGTGTAAGCACGGCTCATATGCGCGGCAACGTTACGAATCTTATCGCCGTAGGGACGCGCTTTTTTCATGCGCTCCTGTGCTTTGCGCATTTTGGAGGCGGCCACCATTTCCATGGCGCGCGTGATCTTCTGCGTATTTTTTACGCTCTTGATCTTATTGCGTATTTCTCTGCTGCCAGCCATCGTTTAATAGGTTCCGTTCTTCTTGAAGTCCTGAATTGCGGCATCGAGCTCTTTCTCGGTTGCTGCATCGAGGTCCTTGGTGCTCTCGATTTTATCAATAATGGCGCTATATAGTCTCCGGATATGGCCCTTGAGTGCCGATTCGAATGCCAGTCCGCGCTTGACTTCCACATCGTCCAGATATCCCTTGTTGACAGCGAACAAGGTAATGGCCATTTCGGATACGCTCAAGGTGGCATACTGCGGCTGCTTCATCAGTTCAGTCACCATTTTTCCGCGTTCCAATTGCTTGCGCGTCGCTTCATCAAGATCCGATGCAAACTGCGCAAACGCCGCAAGTTCGCGATATTGCGCCAATGCGAGACGTACACCGCCACCCAATTTCTTGATAACCTTAGTCTGAGCCGCGCCACCCACGCGCGACACCGAAACCCCCGCATTGATCGCGGGACGGATACCTGCGTTGAATAAATCGGTTTCCAGAAATATCTGGCCATCGGTAATCGAGATGACATTGGTGGGAACGAAAGCGGTTACGTCACCCGCCTGAGTCTCAATCACTGGAAGTGCGGTGAGCGAACCCGTTTTACCTTTCACCGCGCCATTGGTGGCTTTTTCAACGTATGCCGCACTCACCCGCGCGGCGCGTTCCAGCAAACGCGAATGCAGATAAAATACGTCACCGGGATAGGCTTCCCGTCCGGGCGGACGCCGCAGCAGCAGTGAGATCTGCCGGTAAGCCCATGCCTGCTTGGTTAGATCGTCATAAATGATGAGAGCGTCTTCACCCTTATCGCGAAAGTATTCGCCCATGGTGCAGCCGGAATAAGGTGCGATGAACTGCATTGCCGCGGATTCGGATGCAGTGGCAGCCACCACAATCGTGTACTCCATCGCGCCATGCTCTTCCAGTTTGCGTACGACGTTGGCGATGGATGATGCTTTCTGTCCGATCGCGACGTAGATGCAGACCATCTTTTCGCCCTTCTGATTGATGATCGCGTCCACCGCCACGGCAGTCTTGCCCGTCTGACGGTCGCCGATAATCAATTCGCGCTGACCACGCCCGATGGGAACCATGGCATCGATGGACTTGAGTCCGGTCTGAACCGGTTGATTCACCGATTGACGCCATATCACACCCGGTGCAATTTTTTCAATCGGCTCGGAGTGCTTCGTGGCTATCGGACCTTTACCGTCGATCGGTTGCCCAAGCGCATTGACTACGCGGCCCATCAACTCCTCGCCTACCGGCACCTCCAGGATACGGCCGGTACACTTGACGATATCGCCTTCGGTAATATGCTCGTATGAGCCCATGATTACCGCACCCACGGAGTCACGCTCGAGATTGAGTGCGAGACCAAACGTATTGCCGGGGAACTCCAGCATCTCACCCTGCATCACGTCGGAGAGACCATGAATACGCACGATACCGTCAGTTACTGAAACAATCGTGCCCTGTGTACGGACTTCCGCGGAGACGGCCAGCCCCTCGATTCTGCTTCTAATCAGCTCACTGATTTCGGATGGATTTAACTGCATTTCAAATAACTCCTAGCTTTTAAGTGCAACAGCCATGGCTTCCAGTTTACCGCGCACGGAGGTATCCAGTACTTCGTCGCCGATTTCAACCTTCACCCCGCCTATCAATTCCGGATCAATACTCACCTTGGCCTCTATTTTGCGCTTGAACTTGGCTTCAAGGTTAACCACCAGTTCTTTCAATTGCTCATCACTCATGGCAAATGCGGAAGCGATCTTCGCGCCCAGCACACCTTCGTGCTGTGTTTTCAGCTGTTCGAACAACTCGCTCACCTCGGGCAATATCGCGATCCGGCCATTTTCCGCCAGCAGAACGATGAAATTGCGGCCTGCTTCATTGAAGCTGTCGCCGCCTATACTGAGAAGCAACTCGCCCAATCGCCTGGCCGGCACTTTTGGATTACCAATGAGCGCACGTATATTGCCGTCTGCGGCGATGGTGGCCGCCAGTTGCAGCATCTCGGACCAGGCAGGGAGTGTATCAGCCGCTTTGGCCAGCCTGAAGACGGCTTCCGCGTAAGGTCGTGCGATCGTGCGGGCTTCAGCCATTGCCTAGAGCTCCGCTTTAATGGAGGCGAGCAGATCAGCGTGCGTTTTGGCATCGACTTCGCGGTGCAGGATTTTCGCAGCGCCTGCCAAAGCCAGGTCGGCCACGTGTTGCCGTAATGCTTCCCTGGCACGGAAGACTTCCTGTTCGATCTCTGCCTTGGCACCGACGAGGATGCGGCTACCTTCATCCTTTGCGACGTTCTTCGCTTCCTCGACAATCTCGGACGCGCGTTTTTCGGCCTGAGCGATGATATCGGCCGCCCGATGCTTGGCCTCTCTCACCACATCGGCGGAACGGTGGCTTGCCAGCTCCAATTCCTGTTTGCCCCGCTCGCCCGCCGCCAGACCGTCGGCAATGGTTTTCTGCCGGGTTTCGATTGCGCGCATCAACGGCGGCCACACAAACTTGACCGTGAACCAGATAAATATGGCGAACGCCATCGCTTGAGAAAAAAGCGTGAAATTGATATTCATGGCTAGTCTCTGATTATGATACCGGGGGCAGGCATTATTACTTGATGACAGCCAGCAATGGATTTCCGAATGCAAAGAGCATCGCCAGACCCACACCGATAATGAAGGATGCGTCGATCAATCCGAGTAACAGGAACACTTTGCCTTGTAGCGTCGGGATCATTTCCGGCTGGCGGGCGGCGCCCTCAAGGAAGCTGCTGCACATGATACCGATACCGATACAGGCGCCCGCGGCACCGAGACCGATCATCAGGCCGATACCAATGCCTGTGTAGGCCTGAATCATCGCCAAGTATTGCAAATTGTCCATCTCGTTTTCCTCTCGTCGTGGTGATAAATAATAGTTTGTAGTGGCAGATAGGAGTTAAATCAGTGCGACTCGTGCGCCATGGAAAGATAAACCACCGTCAGCATCATGAAAATAAACGCTTGCAGTGTAATGATTAAAATATGGAAAATGGCCCATCCCGCCCCCAGCAGGGTGCCAAACACGGTACCAGCCAAGCCGGTGGCGGCCCACATACCAATCAACAGAAAAATAATTTCCCCGGCGTAGATGTTTCCGTAAAGGCGCAAGGAGTGGGAAAGCGGCTTGGAAACGTATTCGACCAGATTGAATAAAATATTGACCGGCCACAGGATGGGATTCTTGCCGAATGGAGTACATACCAGTTCATGTATCCAGCCGCCCAGTCCCTTTACTTTTATGTTGAAAAAAATCATCAGTAACCATACGGACAGCGCCAGCGCAAACGTGGTATTGATATCGGTGGTCGGCACGCTGCGCCAGTTGTGCAAACCCAGCAGCTCATAAACTGCGGCCATGATATCGATAGGCAAGAGATCCATCGCGTTCATCATGAGCACCCACACAAACACGGTGAGCGCCGCAGGTGCAACAAACTTGTGACGGTCGCCGTGGAAAGTGCTTTTGACTTGATCATCGATGAATTCAATGGACAGCTCGACAAATGCCTGGCGCTTGCTGGGAACACCGGATGTCGCACCACGCACGACCCACCACAGAAAACCAAAGCTGATGACGCCTAGCAGTACCGCCATCGCCAGCGTATCCACATGCAATGTCCAGAATGCGCCCTCACCCAATGAACTCGTCAGATTGGTGAGGTGATGCGACATGTAAGAAGTTGGAGTAAGTTCTGTGCCTGATGCCATTTTTATTGTCTATTCAAACTATTTAATCCCGGCAGCGTTTGTTTCATCCGTTACAAACAGTGCCATGCCAAAAATCAGTACCGTCACCGCGAACGTTCCGATAAAACCGACCGCGACCACATCCTCATAAAGCGTCAAAACAAGCCAGAGTAATATGATCATGGTAATGATCT
This genomic interval carries:
- the atpA gene encoding F0F1 ATP synthase subunit alpha, which translates into the protein MQLNPSEISELIRSRIEGLAVSAEVRTQGTIVSVTDGIVRIHGLSDVMQGEMLEFPGNTFGLALNLERDSVGAVIMGSYEHITEGDIVKCTGRILEVPVGEELMGRVVNALGQPIDGKGPIATKHSEPIEKIAPGVIWRQSVNQPVQTGLKSIDAMVPIGRGQRELIIGDRQTGKTAVAVDAIINQKGEKMVCIYVAIGQKASSIANVVRKLEEHGAMEYTIVVAATASESAAMQFIAPYSGCTMGEYFRDKGEDALIIYDDLTKQAWAYRQISLLLRRPPGREAYPGDVFYLHSRLLERAARVSAAYVEKATNGAVKGKTGSLTALPVIETQAGDVTAFVPTNVISITDGQIFLETDLFNAGIRPAINAGVSVSRVGGAAQTKVIKKLGGGVRLALAQYRELAAFAQFASDLDEATRKQLERGKMVTELMKQPQYATLSVSEMAITLFAVNKGYLDDVEVKRGLAFESALKGHIRRLYSAIIDKIESTKDLDAATEKELDAAIQDFKKNGTY
- the atpE gene encoding F0F1 ATP synthase subunit C, which produces MDNLQYLAMIQAYTGIGIGLMIGLGAAGACIGIGIMCSSFLEGAARQPEMIPTLQGKVFLLLGLIDASFIIGVGLAMLFAFGNPLLAVIK
- a CDS encoding F0F1 ATP synthase subunit delta, giving the protein MAEARTIARPYAEAVFRLAKAADTLPAWSEMLQLAATIAADGNIRALIGNPKVPARRLGELLLSIGGDSFNEAGRNFIVLLAENGRIAILPEVSELFEQLKTQHEGVLGAKIASAFAMSDEQLKELVVNLEAKFKRKIEAKVSIDPELIGGVKVEIGDEVLDTSVRGKLEAMAVALKS
- the atpG gene encoding F0F1 ATP synthase subunit gamma, which translates into the protein MAGSREIRNKIKSVKNTQKITRAMEMVAASKMRKAQERMKKARPYGDKIRNVAAHMSRAYTEYHHPFLVERDTVKRIGIVVVTSDKGLCGGLNTNVLRMAVSKMKAWEAEGEQIEACCIGNKGLGFMNRLGANVISYVVSLGDTPDLEKLIGAVRVILDGYTQDRFDRVYIFYTRFINTMKQEPVMEQLLPLSDERLKSGDGPTGQRGVWDYIYEPEAKPVIDDIMVRYVEALIYQALTENMASEQSARMVAMKAASDNASNVIDELTLIYNKSRQAAITKELSEIVGGAAAV
- the atpD gene encoding F0F1 ATP synthase subunit beta, whose protein sequence is MNQGKIVQCIGAVVDVEFSREEMPKVYDALVLEGTELTLEVQQQLGDGIVRTIALGSSDGLRRGMMVTNTGDQIQVPVGTKTLGRIMDVLGKPIDEMGPIGAEKAMSIHRKAPAFDELAASTELLETGIKVIDLVCPFAKGGKVGLFGGAGVGKTVNMMELIRNIAIEHSGFSVFAGVGERTREGNDFYHEMKDSNVLDKVALVYGQMNEPPGNRLRVALTGLTMAEFFRDEGRDVLLFVDNIYRFTLAGTEVSALLGRMPSAVGYQPTLAEEMGRLQERITSTKSGSITSIQAVYVPADDLTDPSPATTFGHLDATVVLSRDIASLGIYPAVDPLDSTSRQLDPLVVGEEHYNTARDVQQTLQRYKELRDIIAILGMDELSPEDKLAVARARKIQRFLSQPFNVAEVFTGSPGKYVSLKETIKGFKGIVAGDYDHLPEQAFYMVGGIDEAVEKAKTLQ
- a CDS encoding F0F1 ATP synthase subunit B → MNINFTLFSQAMAFAIFIWFTVKFVWPPLMRAIETRQKTIADGLAAGERGKQELELASHRSADVVREAKHRAADIIAQAEKRASEIVEEAKNVAKDEGSRILVGAKAEIEQEVFRAREALRQHVADLALAGAAKILHREVDAKTHADLLASIKAEL
- the atpB gene encoding F0F1 ATP synthase subunit A, whose product is MASGTELTPTSYMSHHLTNLTSSLGEGAFWTLHVDTLAMAVLLGVISFGFLWWVVRGATSGVPSKRQAFVELSIEFIDDQVKSTFHGDRHKFVAPAALTVFVWVLMMNAMDLLPIDIMAAVYELLGLHNWRSVPTTDINTTFALALSVWLLMIFFNIKVKGLGGWIHELVCTPFGKNPILWPVNILFNLVEYVSKPLSHSLRLYGNIYAGEIIFLLIGMWAATGLAGTVFGTLLGAGWAIFHILIITLQAFIFMMLTVVYLSMAHESH